The window TGCGGCACATTCCTGGGTAATAAAGATGCTTTGGCCTGCAATTAAATGAGTCTTTCCCGCCTTTATCAACCAGGATGCTTAAAAACTACAAAGGCACTTCATTAAATTACGCCAGGTACATAACCGCATACAAAGTAGCCACCGAAATAATAACCCATAGAGCAATGCCCTGGAACAGCGGCCTGAAGCCGACTGAAGCAAGTACCTTTCTGGATAATCCGGCACCGATTAGGAACAACGTAAGTGTTAACCCAGCTTTGGCAATGATAACCATATAAGGGCCAACCAGCTTTGTAACCGGGATATAGGTATTGGCAACCATTGCCAGCACAAACAAGGCAATGAAATAGGGTACCCTGATTTTTTTTGACTGATTTTTGAAAGTAAAAGTTGATATAAAAGCTACCGGTATAATCCATAAGGCCCTTGCCAGTTTCACCGTGGTGGCCACCTCCAGCGCATGGTTGCCATATTTACCGGCAGCCCCAACCACCGAGCTGGTGTCATGTATCGCGATAGCGCACCATAGGCCGAACTGCGTTTGGGAAAGGTTAAAGTGATGCCCTATTACCGGAAAGACAAACAAGGCTACCGAATTGAGAATGAATATGCAGCCTAATGCAACCGATATTTCC is drawn from Mucilaginibacter ginsenosidivorax and contains these coding sequences:
- a CDS encoding YeiH family protein; translation: MNTTPPSIAPAGLILNTNENIRKAIFITCILLCITPYISPALALIMGLVVAQLTGHPYLHLNHKATHLLLQISVVGLGFGMNVHSALQAGREGVLFTIASIACTFIFGHFIGKWLNIEKKTSYLISSGTAICGGSAIAAISPVIKAGEKEISVALGCIFILNSVALFVFPVIGHHFNLSQTQFGLWCAIAIHDTSSVVGAAGKYGNHALEVATTVKLARALWIIPVAFISTFTFKNQSKKIRVPYFIALFVLAMVANTYIPVTKLVGPYMVIIAKAGLTLTLFLIGAGLSRKVLASVGFRPLFQGIALWVIISVATLYAVMYLA